The sequence ATTCCCCTTCGACCCCATTCCGAACCTGAATCTAGCATCATGGCAGAACTGCAACTTCGTGAAGCAATCCGCGCGGCAATGTCGGAAGAAATGCGGCGCGACGACGACATCTTCCTCATGGGCGAGGAGGTGGCCGAGTACGACGGTGCCTACAAAGTGAGCAAGGGCATGCTCGACGAGTTCGGCTCGAAGCGCATCATCGATACCCCCATCAGCGAGCTGGGCTTCGCCGGCCTGGGCATTGGGGCTGCGATGAACGGCTTGCGCCCCATCATCGAATTCATGACGTTCAACTTTTCGTTCGTCGCGTTCGACCAGGTGGTGAACAACGCCACCAACATTCGCTACATGAGCGGCGGTCAGTTTAAGCTGCCCATCGTATTTCGGGGGCCAAACGGCGCCGCCGGGCAGCTGGGCGCCACGCACTCGAACTCCACCGAGGCGGTGTATTCCAACTTTCCGGGCCTCAAGATCATCGCGCCGTCCAACCCGGACGACGCGAAAGGTTTGCTGAAGAGCGCCATCCGCGACGACGACCCGGTGCTGTTCATGGAAAGCGAGCTGATGTACGGGCTGAAGGGTGAGGTGTCTGACGCGGAGGACTACCTGCTACCCATCGGCGTGGCCCGCGTGGCCCGCGAGGGCAGCGACGTCACCTTTGTGGCGCACAGCAAAAGCTACCATGTGGCCATGGACGCGGCCGAGGAGCTCGCGAGCGACGGGTATGAGGCGGAGGTGATCGATCCGCGCACCATCAAGCCGCTCGACATTGAGACCATCGTGCAGTCGGTCATGAAAACGAACCGCCTGGTGGTTGTCGACGAGAGCAATCCGTTCGCGAGCTTCGCCAGCGAGGTGACGCACCAGGTGCAAGACCGCGCGTTCGATTACCTCGATGCCCCCGTGGTGCGCGTCACCGCGCCCGACACCCCGGCCCCCTACGCGCCCAACCTGATGGATGCGTACATGCCCAGCACCCACGACGTCATTCAGGCTGCCCGCCGCGTGCTGTACGCCGACTAAGGCATCGCCGGCGCCCACTTCTCCACCCTACTGAATCCAACAACGCAGAACATATGGCCATTCGTATCGAAATGCCGAAGCTGAGTGACACCATGGAAGAAGGGGTGCTCTCGGCTTGGCTCAAGGAAGAAGGCGACACGGTTTCCGCGGGCGACGTGCTTGCCCAGGTGGAAACGGACAAAGCCACGATGGACGTGGAAGCGTTCGACGAGGGCGTGTTGCTCAAAACGCTCATCGACGAGGGCGAGGCGGTGCCCATTGGCAGCCTCATTGCCGTGATCGGCGACGAAGGCGAAGACATCTCCGACATTTTGGATGATGCAGGAGCCGCCGATGCGGCATCGGCGGACAAAGCGGGCGGTGATGCGCCGGACGAAGAAGGCGCGGCGCCTGCCTCCGACGAAGCGGATACCCAATCAGCAGACACCTCGTCGGATGAAGCCGAGCCCTCGGGCGATGGCGCGCTGCGTGAGCGCACGGCCGCCCCGGTGCCCGCGGGCCGCGATGCCTCGGGCGAGCGCGTGAAGGCGTCGCCCCTGGCCCGCCGCATGGCCGCCGATCATGAGATAGAATTGGCCGATATTGAGGGCAGCGGTCCCAACGGCCGTGTGGTGAAGCGCGACGTGGAGGCCCATCTGGAGGCTGCAGAAGAAGCGCCGGCCCCCGAGCGTGCCGCCGAACCGGCGCCCGCGGCCCAGCCCACCTACGAGATGCCGTCTACGGTGGGCGGCGATGGGCAGCCGGCCTACGAGACGGAAGACATCTCGCAGATGCGCAAAGCCATTGCGCGCCGCCTTGCCCAGAGCAAGTACACCGCCCCGCACTTCTATCTGACGGTAGACCTGGACGTGTCGCGACTCATCGAGGTGCGCGCGCAAATCAACGAGGGTGCCGAGGCAGCCGGCCGACCCAAGGTGTCGTACAACGACTTCATCACGAAAGCCTGTGCGCTGGCGCTGAAGGAGCATCCGTACGTGAACGCCTCGTACCTGCCCGACGAAGGCGAAATTCGCAAACACCGTCCGGTGCATGTGGGCGTCGCGGTGGCCATCGACGAGGGCCTCATCACGCCGGTCATTCGCAACGCCGACCAAAAGGGCCTCGCAACCATTGCGGAAGAAACCCGCACGCTGGCCGCCAAAGCCCGCAACCGTGAGCTTCAGCCCGAGGAGTTTGAGGGCGCAACCTTTACCACGAGCAATCTGGGCATGTTCGGGATCGAGGAGTTCACGGCCATCATCAATCCGCCCAACAGCGCCATTCTGGCCATCGGAGAAATCCGCGAGACGCCGGTCGTTGAAGACGGCGCGGTGGTGCCGGGGCAGCGCATGAAGGTGACCCTGTCGTGCGATCACCGCGTGGTGGATGGCGCCGTCGGCGCGCAGTTCCTGGCCACGGTGCGCCAGTACCTCGAAGAGCCCATGACGATGCTCCTGTAACCCGACCGGGCACCGCATGACGATTGCCCATATCTCGGATATGCATTTCGGGCGCATTGCGCACCCGGGCGTTGTGGACGCGCTCGCAGACGACATCAACGCCGCCGGTATTGATGTTGTCGCGTGTAGCGGCGACCTGACGCAGCGGGCGCGCCGGCATGAGTTTGCGGCGGCGCGCGACTTTCTGGATGCGCTCGATCCGCCTACGCTGGTGGTGCCCGGCAATCACGACACCTATCCGTGGTGGCATCCCATCAAGCGCCTCACCCGGCCGTTGGGGCGCTACCGCCGGTACATCAGCGACGCGGCGCACGCGCAGCACCGCAGCGCCACGCTCTACCTGCTGGGCCTCAACTCCACCCGTGGGTTTACCATCAAGGGCGGGCGCATCCTGCCGTCGCAGCGCCAGCGGATGCAACGCTTCTTTGCCGACGCGCCGTCGTCGGCGTTGCGCGTGCTGATGTTGCACCATCACCTCACCAAGATCCGGGCCCTTGGCTCGCACGACGTGGCCCGCCATGCACGAGCGGCCCTCGATGCCGCGGCACGGGCCGGCGTCGATCTCATCTTATGCGGGCACCTCCACATTTCGCACATCGAGCCGGTGGAGGTGGTGCCGGGCACGCATCGTATCGTCGTGGCCACTGCAGGCACCGCCACCAGCAGCCGGGGGCGGAAGGCAGACCGCGGCGTCAACTTTTACAACCGCATTCGCATCACCGACGAGGCGTTTACCGTGGCCGAGCATCGGTTCGATCCGGCGGACGAGGCGTTTGCAGTGGAGCGCCAAACCACGTTCCGGCGAGCGGACAGCGAGGGGCCCAGTGCATCATCGGCACCGCCGGCCCTGCACGCCCAGCACGAACGCACCGGCTGACGCAGCGGTCTGCTGCTACTGGAGGGGTTCGGTCGACCAGTGGGGCCACAGCTGCTGTGCCAGGGCCCAGTCGCTCGGGGTAGTGACCTTGAAGTTGCGCGCGCTGCCTTCCACGATATGCACCGTGTGGCCCTGCGCCTGCACGAGGCCCACATCATCCGTGCGCGGAGCCTCGGGGGCTGGGGCCTGATGGGCGCGCTCCAGCCACGCCCGCCGAAAGCCTTGCGGCGTTTGCATGCGGTAGAGCCCATCGCGCGGCACGGTATCCTGAAACGTACCGTCGGCGCCGCGGCGCAGCGTGTCGGCCACGGGAACGGCCAGCGCGGCCGCACCATGGGTGCGCGACGCCTCGATGACGGCCTCGATGTAGTTGGGTCGGATAAAGGGGCGCACCGCGTCGTGCACCAGCACCACCTCCACCGGAGAGGGCACGGCCCGCAGCGCATGCGCCACCGAGGCCTGCCGCGAAGCACCGCCGCTCACAACGGCCGAGAGCTTGTGGAGGGCCGCCTCCTGCAGCCGATCCGTGGTGGCTTGCACGTCGGTACTGGGCACGGCCACAATCAAGTGGCCGACGGCGGGGTGCCGGTCGAAGGCGCGAAGCGTTTGCACAAGGAGCGGCGCATCGCCCAGCATCCGAAATTGTTTGCGCGGCCCGCCCAGGCGCGTGCCCCGTCCGGCAGCCGGCACCAGCACCGCCACCTCGTGCGCCTGCGCCGTGTCCGATGCCTCCGTATCGTGCGCCATAGCAGGCCCGTCCGTTTACTTGATGATCATCGCGTCGCCAAACGAAAACAGGCGATATTCTTCCTCCACCGCCTGTTCGTACACGTCCATCATGAAATCGTAGCCGCCAAACGCCGAAACCATCATGAGCAAGGTGCTCTCGGGCCGGTGGAAGTTGGTGATGAGCCGATCCGTAATTTTGAACTCATGCGGCGGATAGATGAACAGGTCGGTCCAGCTCGATCCGGCTTTCAGCATCTCGTCCACCGACAGGCTCGATTCGATGGTGCGCACCACAGTCGTGCCCACTGCCGTGACGGTGTTTTCTTTGGAGCGCAGGGCCTTGTTGACCTTCTCCGCGGTGTCCTCCGGAATCGTGTACTCCTCAGAGTCCATGCGGTGCTTGGTGAGGTCCTCCACGCCCACCGGGCGGAAGGTGCCGGCGCCGACGTGCAGCGTGATGGGCACAATGTGCACGCCCTTCGCCCGCAGCTCGTCCAAGAGCCGATCGGTAAAGTGAAGGCCGGCCGTTGGGGCGGCCACCGCGCCCCGATGCTCCGCAAAGATCGTCTGGTACCGATCGCGGTCGTCGGGCTCTACGTCGCGCTTGATGTACGGCGGAAGCGGCGTCTCGCCAAGCTCCCGAATTTTGGCGTAGAGGTCTTCGTTGGTGCCCTCAAACCGAAAGCGAATCGTGCGGCCGCGCGAGGTGGTGTTGTCGATGACTTCGGCCGTCAGCTCGTCATCGAAGTACAGCTTGTTGCCGATGCGGATCTTGCGGGCCGGATCGACCATCACGTCCCACAAGCGGCTTTCGGGGTTGAGCTCACGAAGCAGGAAGACCTCAATCTTTGCGTCCGTCTTCTGCTTGTTGCCGAAGAGCCGGGCCGGGTATACCTTCGTGTTGTTGACGATCATCACGTCGCCCGCGTTAAAATACTCGGGCAGATCGGTGAAGGTGCGATGGTCGACGGTCTGCTCCGCGCGGTCTACAACCATCAGGCGGCAGGAGTCGCGGGGTTCGGCGGGATACTCGGCTGTGAGTTCTTTGGGGAAGTCGTACTTGAACTCGGAACGCTTCATATACGGCGTAGCTGACAGGTCAGAATGGATGGTGGTCGGGCGCAACCGGCATCTGCTGCGGTTACAGCGCACTACAAACCGACGCCCGGGTCCAGAGATCCCCGCATGTGCGGGGTGGCTGCCCACGGGTTGAATCGCTGTTTGAGGCCCCGGTGCGCGGCATAGCGCGTCCGTTTCTACTCCGCGCGGGCCGCGATGGCGCGTGCGCGCAGGCCGTCGTACGCCACCTTGAGGCCGTTGTGCGCCTCAGCGGGCCATGGCAGGAACGCGTCGGGGGTCATGTAGCGGGGGAGCCGGCGGGCCAGGGCACGGCGCCAGGCGGCGGGGCGCCACGCGGCGGCAGCGACGAAGGCCACCGGGCGGGCGCCGTACGTGGCATCGGGCACATCGACGACCGCCGCGTGCGTGATGTCGTCGAGGGCGTGCAGCACCCGCTCGATGGCTTCGGGCTGGATGTTTTCGCCGCCCGAGACGAACATGCGGTCGAGCCGGCCCAGGACGTGCAGCCGGTTATCGTCGTCTAGGCGGCCGCGGTCGCGGGTTTGGAACCAGCCGTCGGCCGTGCGGGCCGGGTCGAGCGATCCGTCGGGCTGAAGGTAGCCCCGAAACAGCGGGCGCCCCCGCACCTGAATCTCGCCGGTGGTGGCGATGCGTAGGGCGCGGTACGGAAGCACGCGGCCGGCGGTGCGCAGGGCGTCGGGCGCGGCGCCGGGCGGTGTGGTGGTGATCTGGGAGGCCATCTCGGAGCTTCCGTAGCTGGCGTGCACGGGCCACCCGGCAGCGTGGCCTTCCATCAGCAGGTCGTTGGGAAGGGGGCCGCCCCCTAGCAGCACGGCACGGAGCGGGGCGGGCGGCGTGCGGAGTGCCTGAAGGCAGCGCCGGAACTGCGTCGTCACCATAGACACGTGCGTCGCGCGCATTGCCTGCAGGCTTTGGTGCAGCGGCGCGTCGGGGGCCTCAACCACGGTGGCCCCGGCAAGCATGCAGCGGATGACAATGGCCAGGCCGCCCACGTGGTACATCGGAAGGGAGGCCAGCCAGCGGTCGCCCCGGCGGAGGGGCATGTTGACGTGCGCGCCCCGTGCGCTCCAGAAGTGGTTGCCCCACGTGTGCAAAACGGCTTTGGGGGTGCCGGTGCTGCCGGAGGTGAACACCACCGTGGCGGGTAGGTCCAGCGGCAATGACGCGCCGCGCGGTGAGGGGGCCGTTGTGTCGAGCGGTGCGTGGGCGGCCATGTTTGCGTTTCGGGCCGCGGCCCGCAGGGCCTCGTCGGTGCTAAACAGGAGGCGGGCGTCAACCGCTTGGAGGCGCTC comes from Salisaeta longa DSM 21114 and encodes:
- the menE gene encoding o-succinylbenzoate--CoA ligase, with amino-acid sequence MDPLAYHARTHPHRAAWERPGRRWTYAALHARAAGVAQWLRAQTSAAPLRVALHLPRGPLLAAHLWGIWRAGATAVLLNRRAPLPELRERLQAVDARLLFSTDEALRAAARNANMAAHAPLDTTAPSPRGASLPLDLPATVVFTSGSTGTPKAVLHTWGNHFWSARGAHVNMPLRRGDRWLASLPMYHVGGLAIVIRCMLAGATVVEAPDAPLHQSLQAMRATHVSMVTTQFRRCLQALRTPPAPLRAVLLGGGPLPNDLLMEGHAAGWPVHASYGSSEMASQITTTPPGAAPDALRTAGRVLPYRALRIATTGEIQVRGRPLFRGYLQPDGSLDPARTADGWFQTRDRGRLDDDNRLHVLGRLDRMFVSGGENIQPEAIERVLHALDDITHAAVVDVPDATYGARPVAFVAAAAWRPAAWRRALARRLPRYMTPDAFLPWPAEAHNGLKVAYDGLRARAIAARAE
- the ispD gene encoding 2-C-methyl-D-erythritol 4-phosphate cytidylyltransferase — its product is MAHDTEASDTAQAHEVAVLVPAAGRGTRLGGPRKQFRMLGDAPLLVQTLRAFDRHPAVGHLIVAVPSTDVQATTDRLQEAALHKLSAVVSGGASRQASVAHALRAVPSPVEVVLVHDAVRPFIRPNYIEAVIEASRTHGAAALAVPVADTLRRGADGTFQDTVPRDGLYRMQTPQGFRRAWLERAHQAPAPEAPRTDDVGLVQAQGHTVHIVEGSARNFKVTTPSDWALAQQLWPHWSTEPLQ
- a CDS encoding pyruvate dehydrogenase complex dihydrolipoamide acetyltransferase, whose amino-acid sequence is MAIRIEMPKLSDTMEEGVLSAWLKEEGDTVSAGDVLAQVETDKATMDVEAFDEGVLLKTLIDEGEAVPIGSLIAVIGDEGEDISDILDDAGAADAASADKAGGDAPDEEGAAPASDEADTQSADTSSDEAEPSGDGALRERTAAPVPAGRDASGERVKASPLARRMAADHEIELADIEGSGPNGRVVKRDVEAHLEAAEEAPAPERAAEPAPAAQPTYEMPSTVGGDGQPAYETEDISQMRKAIARRLAQSKYTAPHFYLTVDLDVSRLIEVRAQINEGAEAAGRPKVSYNDFITKACALALKEHPYVNASYLPDEGEIRKHRPVHVGVAVAIDEGLITPVIRNADQKGLATIAEETRTLAAKARNRELQPEEFEGATFTTSNLGMFGIEEFTAIINPPNSAILAIGEIRETPVVEDGAVVPGQRMKVTLSCDHRVVDGAVGAQFLATVRQYLEEPMTMLL
- the queA gene encoding tRNA preQ1(34) S-adenosylmethionine ribosyltransferase-isomerase QueA; protein product: MKRSEFKYDFPKELTAEYPAEPRDSCRLMVVDRAEQTVDHRTFTDLPEYFNAGDVMIVNNTKVYPARLFGNKQKTDAKIEVFLLRELNPESRLWDVMVDPARKIRIGNKLYFDDELTAEVIDNTTSRGRTIRFRFEGTNEDLYAKIRELGETPLPPYIKRDVEPDDRDRYQTIFAEHRGAVAAPTAGLHFTDRLLDELRAKGVHIVPITLHVGAGTFRPVGVEDLTKHRMDSEEYTIPEDTAEKVNKALRSKENTVTAVGTTVVRTIESSLSVDEMLKAGSSWTDLFIYPPHEFKITDRLITNFHRPESTLLMMVSAFGGYDFMMDVYEQAVEEEYRLFSFGDAMIIK
- a CDS encoding pyruvate dehydrogenase complex E1 component subunit beta, which encodes MPLRPHSEPESSIMAELQLREAIRAAMSEEMRRDDDIFLMGEEVAEYDGAYKVSKGMLDEFGSKRIIDTPISELGFAGLGIGAAMNGLRPIIEFMTFNFSFVAFDQVVNNATNIRYMSGGQFKLPIVFRGPNGAAGQLGATHSNSTEAVYSNFPGLKIIAPSNPDDAKGLLKSAIRDDDPVLFMESELMYGLKGEVSDAEDYLLPIGVARVAREGSDVTFVAHSKSYHVAMDAAEELASDGYEAEVIDPRTIKPLDIETIVQSVMKTNRLVVVDESNPFASFASEVTHQVQDRAFDYLDAPVVRVTAPDTPAPYAPNLMDAYMPSTHDVIQAARRVLYAD
- a CDS encoding metallophosphoesterase family protein yields the protein MTIAHISDMHFGRIAHPGVVDALADDINAAGIDVVACSGDLTQRARRHEFAAARDFLDALDPPTLVVPGNHDTYPWWHPIKRLTRPLGRYRRYISDAAHAQHRSATLYLLGLNSTRGFTIKGGRILPSQRQRMQRFFADAPSSALRVLMLHHHLTKIRALGSHDVARHARAALDAAARAGVDLILCGHLHISHIEPVEVVPGTHRIVVATAGTATSSRGRKADRGVNFYNRIRITDEAFTVAEHRFDPADEAFAVERQTTFRRADSEGPSASSAPPALHAQHERTG